The following are encoded together in the Flammeovirga agarivorans genome:
- a CDS encoding SPOR domain-containing protein has translation MMNKENILNISLRYLIVFFTAVFFFFDLESHAQEVVEGATYSPSSLSQEAVSVKSELFPTSSAEVGDTTFTIYGDASIPFKIYFVNGAEYDNIFNPNPTGIILNGREFNFFCSMEKSIRQNYSNVLEAKEFDYLGKSYLMLISFREDCLGENCRYRCYNVFDITDRNSIRQTSFSSLFQGTDSFGDFNNDGKLDFVRVAPKPPKDHVAGEPVINYLVTAYTMRRGLPKQLTDQGNTYYLYVKGDEEATSFSVLQAYWFFNIKDFEGKDAEPTTYFAEYISFDPMYRYLYNPNGVRIEKNRWSVLITDVGDLESAQEQCQIVREYDIEDVYIMIDQYSGDITYQVFAGNFVSKEAAEAYQRKLNQYGVDGQLTDFLNSY, from the coding sequence ATGATGAACAAAGAAAATATATTAAATATTTCATTAAGGTATTTAATAGTCTTTTTTACTGCAGTTTTCTTCTTTTTTGATTTAGAATCTCATGCACAGGAAGTGGTCGAAGGAGCGACATATTCACCGAGTTCACTTTCTCAGGAAGCAGTTTCAGTTAAAAGCGAATTATTTCCAACTAGCTCTGCAGAAGTAGGAGATACAACATTTACGATTTATGGAGATGCTTCTATTCCTTTTAAAATTTATTTTGTGAATGGAGCAGAGTATGACAACATCTTCAACCCCAATCCAACGGGGATAATATTGAATGGCAGAGAATTTAATTTCTTCTGTTCAATGGAAAAATCTATTAGACAAAATTACTCTAACGTTTTAGAGGCAAAAGAATTCGATTATTTAGGTAAATCTTATTTAATGCTGATCTCTTTTAGAGAAGATTGTTTAGGAGAAAATTGTAGATATCGTTGTTACAACGTTTTTGACATTACAGATAGAAATTCAATCCGTCAGACATCGTTCTCGAGTTTATTCCAAGGAACTGATAGTTTTGGTGACTTTAATAATGATGGTAAGCTAGATTTTGTTCGTGTGGCTCCTAAGCCTCCGAAAGATCATGTAGCTGGAGAGCCAGTAATTAATTATTTAGTTACAGCTTATACCATGAGAAGAGGTTTACCAAAACAACTTACGGATCAAGGAAATACATATTACCTATATGTAAAAGGAGATGAAGAAGCTACTTCGTTTTCTGTATTACAGGCATATTGGTTCTTCAATATCAAAGACTTTGAAGGAAAAGATGCTGAACCTACTACGTATTTTGCCGAGTACATCTCATTTGACCCAATGTACCGTTATTTATATAATCCTAACGGTGTGCGTATTGAGAAAAATAGATGGTCTGTCTTAATTACAGATGTGGGTGATTTAGAATCTGCTCAGGAGCAATGTCAAATTGTGAGGGAGTACGATATCGAGGATGTATATATCATGATTGATCAATACAGTGGAGATATCACTTATCAAGTATTTGCTGGAAATTTTGTAAGTAAGGAAGCTGCTGAAGCCTACCAAAGAAAATTAAATCAATATGGGGTAGATGGACAGCTTACTGATTTCTTAAATTCATATTAG
- a CDS encoding phosphoadenylyl-sulfate reductase — MSSQSIISQASATSFDERIDEIAEQLAKYKAEGKRIFASSSFQPQSVVLLDIISRIDKSIPVYFLDTNYHFPETIEFRDQLAEQLGINVIDIKSNIPVSEQVDENGEPLYKNQPDRCCHINKVEPIEDVLKEHDVWINGIRKGQSAVRAQMQKEEEGKHGVLRYHPILDWDSKMIFQYINERKLPLHSLVAKGYFSVGCLPCTAKADPTKPLWSDDRSGRWSGQGKTECGLHTTLGK, encoded by the coding sequence ATGTCATCGCAAAGTATCATATCACAAGCTTCTGCAACATCTTTTGATGAACGCATTGATGAGATTGCGGAGCAATTGGCGAAATACAAAGCGGAGGGCAAACGTATTTTTGCTAGCTCTTCTTTTCAGCCACAAAGCGTAGTTCTGTTAGACATTATCAGTAGAATAGATAAGTCTATTCCTGTCTATTTCCTGGATACAAATTATCATTTTCCAGAAACAATAGAATTCAGAGATCAACTAGCAGAACAACTAGGGATAAACGTAATTGATATTAAATCGAACATTCCTGTCTCAGAACAAGTAGACGAGAATGGTGAACCTTTATATAAAAACCAACCTGACAGATGTTGTCACATTAATAAAGTTGAACCAATTGAAGATGTTTTAAAAGAACATGACGTTTGGATCAATGGCATTAGAAAAGGTCAATCTGCAGTTAGAGCACAAATGCAGAAGGAAGAAGAAGGTAAGCACGGTGTGTTACGTTATCATCCAATTTTAGATTGGGATTCTAAAATGATATTTCAATATATCAATGAAAGAAAACTACCGCTACACTCATTAGTTGCTAAAGGGTATTTTAGCGTAGGATGTTTGCCATGTACAGCAAAAGCAGACCCTACAAAACCTTTATGGTCTGACGACAGGTCTGGTCGTTGGTCAGGACAAGGTAAAACAGAATGTGGTTTACATACTACATTAGGAAAATAA
- a CDS encoding Dabb family protein — protein MINHTVLFKIKDEATSSQVTAMINALNALGNKIEEIKEIHVKENFSDRAKGFSVVLYSIFETEEALNKYQVHPAHVEVVTDHVKPILEDILVADIDY, from the coding sequence TAAATCACACGGTTTTATTTAAAATTAAAGATGAGGCAACTTCATCTCAAGTTACAGCAATGATTAATGCATTAAACGCATTGGGTAACAAAATTGAAGAAATTAAGGAAATCCACGTTAAAGAAAATTTCTCGGATAGAGCAAAAGGTTTTAGCGTAGTACTTTATTCAATTTTTGAAACTGAGGAAGCATTGAATAAATATCAAGTGCACCCTGCTCATGTTGAAGTTGTTACTGACCATGTAAAACCTATTCTTGAGGATATTTTAGTGGCAGATATTGATTACTAA